The DNA region TTGTTTTGTTGCATCTTCCACAGCAACTAGATTCTTTTGAATATCCACTTTTTTGGTTTCCACTAGTTTTTTATCTTCTTTTTGTTGCTTAACTAGATCATTATTTGCTGTCAAAATCGAAGAAATTGCCTGCACTCGTCCAACAGCATCAGAAATTGATTCTGCATTTAAGATCATATCCAAGATTTGAGCTCCCTGCCCATTTACTTGAACATTTCGTCCTTGATTTTGGATCGCTTCTGTTCGTTTATTGATTCGAACATCCAGTGCTGCAATATCTTTTTTCAGCTGTTCTGATTCTTGCGTCAGACTCGTTTTTTGTCTGTTCAATTCTATTCCTTTATCATAAATAGAAGAAATTTCCTCTTCCAAGCTAGCGATTTGAGTGGTTACACTTTTTTGTTTTTCTTTTAATGCAGAGATTTCTTTATCTTGCTGCTCTATTTTTTTATCAGCTGTTTCGGCCATTGCACTGATTGGTGCCAACGCTCCGCCAGCTGTCATTAATCCAACGATCAATAAGGTCAAGCTTTTTTTCTTCACTAATACCCCTCCGATTTCTCAAATAAATCTTATGCTATAAAATAGTACCATATTTCTTCTCTTTATAATCGATAAAAAGATTACAGTTGCTTTCAATCTAGTTACAATGAAATAATTTTGTTACAAAGGAAAAATAAGAGCCGTACTTTTACATAGATAATAAAAAAGATCCGGAAGAAATATCTTCCAGATCTTTTTTATTAATCCCCTTGATTCAATTTGCGGATCAAATCGTCAATATGATTGCCATATTGTACAGATTCATCTCTTTCAAAAATCAGCTCAGGCGTCTTGTATAATGTTAAAGCTTGACCTAGTTCTTTACGAATCAAACCTTTTGCTTTATCTAATCCTTGCTGAGCTTTTTGTTGGTCAGAAGCTAGATCAGATAACAAGCTATAATAGATCGTCGCTTGCTGCAAATCACCTGTTACACGAACATCGGTGATCGTAATATCCTGCACACGAGGGTCTCTTACGCGTTTTCTCAAGATGTCATTGACTTCCCGCATGATTTCTTGACCCACTCGGCGGTCACGATAATTTGCCATACTGTTTCTCCTTCTTTCTTACTAATGAGAACTTTTTATTTTTTTACTTCTTCCATGATAAAGCCTTCGATCACGTCATCAACTTTAAGGTCGTTGAAGTTTTCGATCATCGCTCCACATTCAAAGCCAAGTTTCACTTCTTTTGCATCGTCTTTAAAGCGTTTCAAGCTGGCTAATTTGCCTTCAAAGATCACGATGCCGTCACGGATCACACGAACACCACTGTCGCGGCGGATAAATCCTTCTGTAACATAACAGCCGGCGATCGTTCCAACTTTAGATACTTTATACAGCTCACGGACAGCCATTTGACCAGTGATTTTTTCTTC from Enterococcus sp. 9D6_DIV0238 includes:
- the rbfA gene encoding 30S ribosome-binding factor RbfA — its product is MANYRDRRVGQEIMREVNDILRKRVRDPRVQDITITDVRVTGDLQQATIYYSLLSDLASDQQKAQQGLDKAKGLIRKELGQALTLYKTPELIFERDESVQYGNHIDDLIRKLNQGD